From the Vibrio algarum genome, one window contains:
- a CDS encoding fibrobacter succinogenes major paralogous domain-containing protein, translating to MNKLILSIGVGMVLSATSSANDINQKLSQSTVQDVEGNTYHTVKIGDQVWLAENLISTKFQDGSDVETGFIPKDDEDNLAKYGRLYDWHDVSDARNLCPKGWRVATDDDWKALESAMGMSEEDLNKEGWRGKDQYIGLQLKETQRNGLFKKFDPSLVNKHNFSARPAGVKWNGYYITQGAYTEFWTATSATDKQAIIRTLAYSWWNTHKTEIRRATSSKDYMFSVRCVKVTDN from the coding sequence GTGAATAAGCTCATTTTATCTATAGGAGTCGGTATGGTTCTTTCTGCTACATCATCTGCTAATGACATTAATCAAAAATTAAGCCAATCTACCGTTCAAGATGTGGAAGGTAACACTTACCATACCGTTAAAATTGGTGATCAAGTTTGGTTAGCAGAAAACTTAATAAGCACCAAATTTCAAGATGGCTCAGACGTTGAGACTGGCTTTATCCCTAAGGATGATGAAGACAACCTTGCTAAATACGGTCGTTTGTATGATTGGCACGACGTGTCTGACGCTCGAAACTTATGCCCTAAAGGTTGGCGGGTGGCAACTGATGATGATTGGAAAGCATTAGAAAGCGCGATGGGAATGTCGGAAGAAGACCTTAACAAAGAGGGTTGGCGTGGCAAAGACCAATATATAGGCCTTCAATTAAAAGAAACTCAACGCAATGGCTTGTTTAAGAAGTTTGACCCATCTCTAGTGAACAAACATAATTTCTCGGCCCGTCCAGCAGGCGTAAAGTGGAATGGATATTATATCACCCAAGGTGCTTATACTGAGTTTTGGACAGCAACAAGCGCAACAGATAAGCAAGCTATTATCCGTACACTCGCTTATTCTTGGTGGAACACACATAAAACAGAAATCAGACGCGCTACAAGCTCGAAAGACTATATGTTTTCGGTTCGATGCGTAAAAGTAACGGACAATTAG
- a CDS encoding AraC family transcriptional regulator, giving the protein MKQEIKELVNSRITEDGMVETGIKGVSLFKVTNAIPCAPAVYEPTVIVILSGKKEAILDGEYYVYDNSQYLCCTVSLPVEAGTPNASPDEPLLGIYISLDTKVMTELAIEMESSTSVVKLPKNSSQSPGMSLADWDDTFSDALLRLLQLGENKADIAILGESRLRELYYAVLKGNAGISARRAFGIGNQITRSIEYIAQYIEKNVTIDELASLVGMSRAVFHRKFKQATRMSPIQFIKSMRLNKAAMKIAEGMNVSEAALAVGYVSSSQFSRDFKRMYGQSPKQWRQSTDLIENIV; this is encoded by the coding sequence ATGAAGCAGGAAATAAAGGAATTGGTAAACAGCCGTATCACTGAAGATGGCATGGTCGAGACAGGCATAAAGGGCGTTAGCCTTTTTAAAGTAACCAATGCCATTCCATGTGCACCTGCGGTTTATGAGCCTACGGTTATCGTTATCTTAAGCGGTAAAAAGGAAGCGATATTGGATGGTGAGTATTATGTCTATGACAACAGCCAATATTTGTGTTGTACGGTTTCTCTTCCTGTCGAAGCGGGTACACCTAACGCATCACCTGATGAGCCACTGCTAGGTATATATATTTCATTGGACACGAAAGTAATGACGGAATTAGCTATCGAGATGGAAAGCTCGACTAGTGTCGTTAAGTTGCCCAAAAATAGCTCACAATCACCGGGAATGTCTTTAGCTGATTGGGATGATACATTTTCTGATGCTTTATTACGTTTGCTTCAGTTAGGCGAAAACAAGGCAGATATCGCTATCTTAGGTGAGAGCCGCCTGCGCGAACTATACTATGCTGTGCTCAAAGGGAATGCGGGTATCTCAGCAAGAAGAGCTTTTGGCATAGGTAATCAAATTACACGTTCGATCGAGTACATTGCCCAATATATTGAGAAAAACGTGACCATAGATGAATTGGCTTCGTTAGTAGGAATGAGCCGTGCTGTGTTCCATCGCAAGTTTAAACAAGCCACTAGAATGTCGCCTATCCAGTTTATTAAGTCGATGCGTTTGAACAAAGCTGCAATGAAAATCGCAGAGGGTATGAATGTAAGCGAAGCTGCTCTGGCAGTGGGTTATGTGAGTTCCTCGCAATTCAGTCGTGATTTTAAGCGTATGTATGGCCAATCACCCAAGCAGTGGCGTCAATCAACCGACTTAATAGAAAATATCGTATAG
- a CDS encoding SDR family oxidoreductase yields the protein MAINKFENKGWTPEHIGSLAGKTYVITGANSGAGFEASRILLSKGARVIMMNRNPSKSATAIADLKGSLGNQIDVHFIHIDLSKLDSVRKAAEELLEATTTIDALICNGAIAQVAKQEITIDGFESQLGVNHFGHFLLCGLVFDRLEESKGRIVIVGSNGYKMGLKRIKFEDLNFDSKYTAWESYSQSKLAQMMFGYELQRRIELAGKNVQVQVCHPGASRTNLLMDTASTFNKVLWSVMSRVVAQSAEKGAWPEVMCATEQGLENAKLYGPTKRADTVGPVGENKLDDVALDEEAATRLWQLSLEKTSLNWPL from the coding sequence ATGGCGATAAATAAATTTGAGAATAAAGGTTGGACTCCAGAGCATATTGGCTCACTTGCAGGTAAGACATATGTCATCACTGGTGCAAATAGCGGCGCTGGTTTTGAAGCATCGCGAATCTTACTTTCTAAGGGTGCAAGAGTCATCATGATGAACCGAAACCCAAGTAAATCCGCAACAGCTATCGCCGATTTGAAGGGCTCTTTAGGCAATCAGATCGATGTACATTTTATACATATTGATTTAAGTAAGCTTGATTCAGTGCGCAAGGCAGCAGAAGAACTCTTAGAAGCAACGACAACCATAGATGCACTGATCTGTAATGGCGCTATTGCGCAGGTAGCAAAGCAAGAGATCACTATTGACGGATTTGAGAGTCAACTCGGAGTCAACCACTTTGGCCACTTCTTGCTTTGTGGTCTTGTCTTTGATCGCCTTGAAGAGTCTAAAGGGCGCATCGTTATAGTTGGCAGTAACGGTTACAAAATGGGGCTGAAGAGAATCAAGTTCGAAGATCTTAACTTTGATAGTAAATACACAGCCTGGGAGTCATACTCACAAAGTAAACTAGCTCAGATGATGTTTGGCTATGAGCTTCAACGCCGCATTGAGCTAGCAGGGAAAAATGTGCAAGTTCAAGTCTGTCATCCTGGCGCTTCCCGCACGAACTTACTAATGGACACAGCAAGTACCTTTAATAAGGTTCTATGGTCTGTCATGTCTCGAGTCGTCGCTCAATCAGCGGAAAAAGGAGCATGGCCTGAAGTAATGTGTGCAACCGAACAAGGGTTAGAAAACGCAAAGCTTTATGGGCCGACTAAACGAGCTGATACTGTTGGGCCTGTTGGTGAAAACAAGCTTGATGACGTTGCTCTTGATGAAGAGGCGGCAACAAGGCTTTGGCAACTATCACTCGAAAAAACGTCTCTCAATTGGCCGCTTTAA
- a CDS encoding patatin-like phospholipase family protein, translating into MFKNLTLALAMYLLIGCSSPNIYQDLNTMPLTPVEREKYELGIAFGGGGIRGFIHLGVLKALEEEGIKPDVVSGTSAGSIAATLYASGMKLEEIELAIEKVHMSDIADFVFSSKGLVNGKKLSAWINSYIDYDDLSEMPIPVAVTATNMTTKETVMIRSGNPGHAVQASSTIPGAFVPIENNGDILVDGGVFSVVPVYTARKLGAKK; encoded by the coding sequence ATGTTTAAGAATCTGACGCTGGCTCTCGCGATGTACTTACTAATAGGTTGTTCATCACCAAATATCTATCAAGATCTTAATACCATGCCCCTTACGCCTGTAGAAAGGGAGAAATATGAACTGGGAATTGCGTTTGGTGGAGGCGGTATTCGTGGCTTTATACACTTAGGAGTGCTCAAAGCTCTTGAAGAAGAAGGCATCAAGCCAGATGTTGTCAGTGGTACGTCAGCGGGCTCTATCGCAGCAACACTTTACGCTTCAGGAATGAAACTTGAAGAGATAGAGCTAGCCATCGAGAAAGTCCATATGTCTGATATTGCTGACTTTGTGTTTTCTTCTAAGGGCTTAGTGAACGGCAAAAAGTTATCTGCGTGGATAAACTCGTACATAGATTACGATGACTTGTCAGAAATGCCCATTCCAGTAGCAGTGACAGCAACCAACATGACAACTAAGGAAACTGTCATGATTCGTTCTGGAAATCCTGGTCATGCCGTTCAAGCTTCATCCACAATCCCAGGTGCTTTTGTCCCCATAGAAAATAATGGAGATATCCTTGTTGATGGTGGTGTGTTCAGTGTTGTCCCCGTTTACACCGCCAGAAAATTGGGTGCAAAAAAGTGA
- a CDS encoding LysR family transcriptional regulator gives MNIEYLKLFVRLASTHNISQAGQELGLSPPVASMHVSKLEESLGARLVHRTTRKVSLTEEGMAFLPHAEEILMCVDAGRASVGSGDSQPKGTLRITAPASFGRMHLMPALKGFLAKYPGLSVDIRLTDSIVDLVEGGFDVAIRNSELQDSSLIARKLATDKRIMCVSSDYIAEYGTPTTPEDLRNHKCINQAGLETWTFNSPNGPLNIKVKGNIRVDHGEAVRDACANGMGIAKCATWIAYEHLERGDLVRILEDYTLIDDAAIWAVYPSSRLVAPKVRALIDYFAQYYGTPPYWDMWLEAKD, from the coding sequence ATGAATATTGAATATCTCAAATTGTTTGTAAGACTTGCTTCTACGCATAATATTAGTCAAGCAGGACAGGAGTTAGGGCTTTCTCCGCCTGTTGCTAGTATGCATGTTAGCAAGCTTGAAGAAAGCCTAGGAGCTCGTCTCGTTCACCGAACGACTCGTAAAGTATCGTTAACGGAAGAAGGTATGGCATTTTTACCTCATGCAGAAGAGATTCTTATGTGTGTCGATGCTGGCCGTGCTTCTGTCGGCTCTGGAGACTCTCAGCCTAAAGGTACATTAAGAATTACTGCGCCTGCTTCGTTTGGTCGTATGCACCTTATGCCTGCACTAAAAGGTTTTTTGGCAAAGTATCCGGGTCTTTCTGTTGATATACGTCTGACGGATTCGATTGTTGATTTGGTTGAGGGTGGATTCGACGTTGCTATTCGTAATTCTGAGCTTCAAGATTCCAGCCTAATTGCGAGAAAACTAGCGACTGACAAAAGAATAATGTGTGTATCATCGGACTATATTGCGGAGTACGGTACACCAACTACACCAGAAGATTTGCGAAATCATAAATGCATAAACCAGGCTGGGTTGGAAACATGGACGTTTAACTCACCTAATGGGCCGCTAAATATCAAGGTTAAAGGAAATATCCGAGTGGATCATGGTGAGGCGGTCAGAGACGCTTGCGCTAATGGCATGGGTATTGCTAAGTGCGCGACTTGGATAGCGTACGAGCATCTGGAACGAGGAGACCTTGTTAGGATTCTTGAAGATTACACATTGATTGATGATGCTGCTATCTGGGCAGTTTACCCTAGCTCAAGGCTCGTTGCCCCAAAAGTTCGAGCGTTAATTGATTACTTCGCGCAATATTATGGCACACCCCCATATTGGGATATGTGGCTAGAAGCTAAAGATTGA
- a CDS encoding zinc-dependent alcohol dehydrogenase family protein yields MKAMVIREFGGTEVFESAELAKPEAKAGQVLVRVAATSVNTIDMMIRDMGDALPFHPKTPAILGMDFAGTIEAIGEGVTDFIVGDEVFGCAGGLGDLPGALAEYIPADARLVAHKPKNLSMKEAAALPLVGITAYEGLQRSGISKGQKVLVHGGAGGVGHIALQLAKYFGAEVYATGATGEQVELIERLGATAIDFKAEAVTDYVTKYTKGEGFDVVFDSVGGANINNSIEAAKLNGQIATTLAFLEQDLTMIHMKGLSLHVVFMLIPMIHDFKREAHGNILSELAKIAEEGALSPVVDEKSFTLSEVADAHAYLASGQAIGKVVVEVE; encoded by the coding sequence ATGAAAGCTATGGTAATTCGTGAATTTGGTGGTACTGAGGTATTTGAATCAGCTGAACTGGCTAAGCCGGAAGCAAAAGCAGGACAAGTATTAGTACGCGTAGCAGCAACTAGTGTTAATACCATCGATATGATGATTCGTGATATGGGTGATGCATTACCATTCCATCCTAAAACCCCTGCAATTCTGGGTATGGATTTCGCGGGTACAATTGAAGCTATCGGTGAAGGAGTGACGGACTTTATTGTAGGTGATGAAGTCTTTGGCTGTGCGGGTGGCTTGGGTGATCTTCCAGGTGCACTTGCTGAATATATTCCAGCAGACGCTAGGCTTGTTGCTCATAAGCCGAAAAATCTTTCAATGAAAGAGGCTGCTGCACTTCCGCTAGTAGGTATTACGGCTTACGAAGGGTTGCAACGCTCTGGTATTAGTAAGGGCCAGAAAGTTTTGGTTCACGGTGGCGCTGGTGGTGTTGGTCACATCGCACTACAATTGGCTAAATACTTTGGTGCAGAGGTTTATGCAACGGGTGCAACTGGAGAGCAGGTAGAATTAATTGAAAGACTTGGCGCAACCGCTATTGATTTCAAAGCTGAAGCAGTTACTGACTATGTTACAAAGTATACTAAAGGTGAAGGTTTTGATGTTGTTTTCGACTCTGTTGGTGGTGCCAATATCAATAACTCCATTGAAGCCGCAAAGCTAAACGGTCAAATTGCAACAACGTTAGCATTTCTTGAGCAAGATTTGACGATGATTCATATGAAAGGATTATCACTACACGTTGTGTTTATGCTTATCCCAATGATTCATGACTTTAAGCGTGAAGCACACGGTAATATCCTGAGCGAATTGGCTAAGATTGCTGAAGAAGGAGCGCTCTCCCCGGTAGTTGATGAAAAGAGTTTTACTCTATCTGAAGTTGCAGACGCTCATGCTTATTTGGCTAGTGGCCAGGCTATTGGCAAAGTTGTTGTTGAAGTAGAATAA
- a CDS encoding enoyl-CoA hydratase/isomerase family protein has product MAYTGYTTFNAEQEGAILTVTFDFGPVNVQGQEMLEDLMGLAMRLERDRTVKVVVFQSANPEIWVCHYDTNLLKDMSTQAVSREDVKLLDLQVVLERISKLPQATIAKLEGFARGGGHEFALACDMRFAARGKYKLMQMEVGMGILPCGGGASRMARQAGLGRALEIILSARDFTADEAEAYGTINKALDPEEIGEYVDTLAKRIALFPAESINACKQAVYESIDKPIAEALRAEAYWLYQATSQTPAIKRFTVADVKGMEHDIENQRNWEDLVVNVQEIN; this is encoded by the coding sequence ATGGCTTATACAGGCTATACAACATTCAACGCAGAGCAAGAAGGCGCAATCCTTACAGTAACTTTCGACTTCGGACCTGTAAACGTACAAGGTCAGGAGATGCTGGAAGACCTTATGGGCCTTGCAATGCGCTTAGAGCGCGACCGCACTGTAAAAGTAGTTGTGTTTCAATCTGCAAATCCTGAAATCTGGGTTTGTCACTACGACACTAACCTTCTTAAAGATATGTCTACGCAGGCAGTATCTCGCGAAGATGTAAAACTGCTAGACCTTCAGGTTGTACTTGAGCGCATCAGCAAATTACCTCAAGCAACAATCGCGAAACTAGAAGGCTTTGCTCGCGGGGGCGGCCATGAGTTTGCTCTAGCATGTGACATGCGTTTTGCTGCTCGTGGTAAATATAAACTAATGCAGATGGAAGTTGGCATGGGTATCTTACCATGTGGTGGTGGTGCATCTCGTATGGCTCGTCAGGCTGGACTTGGTCGCGCTCTAGAGATAATCCTAAGTGCACGCGATTTCACTGCAGATGAAGCTGAAGCTTACGGCACTATCAACAAAGCACTTGACCCTGAAGAGATCGGCGAATACGTAGATACACTTGCGAAACGTATCGCTCTGTTCCCGGCAGAATCTATCAACGCTTGTAAGCAAGCGGTATACGAATCCATCGACAAGCCAATTGCTGAAGCTCTAAGAGCAGAGGCTTACTGGCTATATCAGGCTACTAGCCAAACTCCTGCGATCAAACGTTTCACTGTAGCTGATGTGAAAGGTATGGAGCACGATATTGAAAACCAACGCAACTGGGAAGATTTAGTTGTTAATGTTCAGGAAATAAACTAA
- a CDS encoding SDR family NAD(P)-dependent oxidoreductase, translating to MQKVILVTGSTDGIGLETAKMLVSKGHHVLIHGRNPQKLAKVEKLLSELPGNGKVESYVSDLSYIADVEALAVAVMAKHQKLDILINNAGVYKVPQVTTKDGLDVRFVVNTIAPYLLTQRLLHLFGSSGRIVNLSSAAQSPVNLSALASPNAGPSDGPIYAQSKLALTMWSVDMATSLKEKGPVIIAVNPASFLGSKLVKEAYGVAGGDLSIGADILCRAALSEEFSNASGKYYDNDSNQFTAPHPDALNSTKNQKLVAVLDKILAEKTL from the coding sequence ATGCAAAAAGTTATTCTTGTTACCGGTTCAACTGATGGCATCGGTCTTGAGACGGCAAAAATGCTGGTTTCAAAGGGTCACCATGTGCTCATTCACGGTCGAAATCCTCAAAAACTAGCAAAGGTTGAGAAATTGCTATCTGAACTTCCTGGTAACGGAAAAGTTGAAAGCTACGTATCAGACCTTTCTTATATCGCTGACGTTGAAGCGCTAGCTGTTGCAGTTATGGCTAAGCATCAAAAGCTAGATATCCTGATCAACAATGCTGGTGTCTACAAGGTACCTCAGGTAACAACAAAAGATGGGTTAGATGTGCGTTTTGTTGTAAACACCATTGCCCCGTACCTTCTAACTCAACGCCTATTACACCTATTTGGCAGTTCAGGTCGAATAGTTAACCTATCATCTGCTGCGCAATCACCGGTGAATCTAAGCGCTCTGGCCAGCCCCAATGCAGGTCCATCTGATGGTCCGATTTACGCACAGAGTAAGCTAGCACTTACCATGTGGTCTGTTGATATGGCTACTTCACTAAAAGAGAAAGGACCTGTGATCATTGCAGTTAATCCCGCTTCTTTCCTTGGGAGCAAGTTAGTTAAAGAAGCTTACGGCGTAGCTGGCGGTGACCTAAGTATCGGAGCTGATATTCTTTGTCGTGCTGCGCTTTCTGAGGAGTTTTCTAATGCTTCAGGTAAATACTACGACAATGATTCTAACCAATTTACAGCACCACATCCTGATGCTCTTAACTCAACAAAAAATCAAAAACTTGTTGCTGTTCTAGATAAAATTCTGGCGGAGAAAACGCTATAA
- a CDS encoding YdcH family protein, producing the protein MLGENHSLVNEFPELKKLIAKLVESNSTFAEDTKKYDSIDNEIRTLELEDAPIIDESMHQLKHQRSVLKDSLYQRLMKSKSSNK; encoded by the coding sequence ATGTTAGGCGAAAACCACTCATTAGTTAACGAATTTCCCGAGCTTAAAAAGCTCATAGCTAAACTTGTAGAAAGCAACAGTACGTTTGCTGAAGATACAAAAAAATACGACTCAATAGACAATGAAATCCGTACACTAGAGCTAGAAGATGCACCAATTATTGATGAGTCTATGCATCAATTAAAACACCAGCGTTCAGTTTTAAAAGATTCGTTATATCAGCGTCTTATGAAAAGTAAATCAAGCAATAAATAA
- a CDS encoding patatin-like phospholipase family protein, whose product MKIRSVFGYLILAIFLSGCSSKPKHTPVPEYLQSDARVFNNNNIRYWGDVEDGIFELYAYQNNLRWHPGKEYNFLAISGGGGNGAFSSGILNAWSDSEERPEFDTVTGISTGAIVAVFAYLGLEYDHVLTDLYTKTEDKDIFNAHNIFSILNKSSLLDTAPLQDKVRETLTPEILKKVAQEYQKGRLLLVGSTHLDSQRLSIWNLGEIAMIGTEVSEKLFEDIILASAAIPGLFPPVQVDIEINGQTYQELHVDGGVTRQVFCFNDAVTFEGDWTPDTGERENANVYVITNGEFLPQWSTSKHSLSYVVERSIYTLMKYQGRSDVLRIYEKATAANMNFHFAFVDESLNKKESKDKLFDSEFMQSLYHFGYSLMLSDMLWHNKPPGFNTITPFRDLRF is encoded by the coding sequence ATGAAAATAAGATCCGTTTTTGGTTACCTGATTCTGGCTATATTTCTATCGGGATGTAGCTCAAAACCAAAACATACTCCTGTACCTGAATATCTTCAGTCTGATGCACGCGTGTTCAATAACAACAATATTCGATACTGGGGAGACGTTGAGGACGGCATCTTCGAACTATATGCATATCAAAACAACCTACGTTGGCACCCAGGGAAAGAGTACAATTTTCTCGCAATCTCAGGCGGCGGCGGAAATGGTGCGTTCTCAAGCGGAATATTGAATGCATGGAGCGATAGTGAAGAACGCCCCGAATTCGACACGGTAACGGGTATCAGTACTGGAGCAATCGTTGCTGTATTTGCCTATTTAGGTTTGGAATATGATCATGTGTTAACCGATCTTTATACCAAGACTGAAGATAAAGATATCTTTAATGCACATAACATTTTTTCGATCTTAAACAAAAGTTCGCTTCTAGATACCGCACCATTGCAAGATAAAGTCAGAGAGACGTTAACGCCAGAGATATTAAAAAAAGTCGCACAAGAGTACCAAAAAGGTCGCTTGCTATTAGTAGGTTCAACACATTTAGATAGTCAACGATTGTCTATCTGGAACCTGGGCGAAATTGCCATGATAGGAACAGAAGTTTCTGAAAAATTATTTGAAGATATCATATTGGCTTCAGCTGCAATTCCAGGTCTATTTCCACCAGTTCAAGTGGATATAGAAATTAACGGACAAACTTATCAGGAACTCCACGTAGATGGCGGCGTAACCCGTCAGGTATTCTGTTTCAATGATGCTGTAACTTTCGAAGGAGACTGGACCCCCGATACTGGTGAGAGAGAAAATGCCAATGTGTATGTCATTACCAATGGCGAATTTCTTCCGCAATGGTCTACCTCAAAACATAGCCTGTCATATGTAGTTGAGCGGTCCATTTATACACTGATGAAATACCAAGGTCGCAGTGACGTACTTAGGATTTATGAGAAAGCAACAGCAGCCAATATGAATTTTCACTTCGCCTTTGTTGACGAGTCTCTAAACAAAAAGGAGTCTAAAGACAAACTATTCGATTCGGAGTTCATGCAGAGCCTCTACCATTTTGGCTACTCATTAATGCTTTCGGATATGCTATGGCATAACAAACCGCCAGGTTTCAATACCATTACTCCATTTCGAGATCTTAGGTTTTGA
- a CDS encoding peroxidase-related enzyme (This protein belongs to a clade of uncharacterized proteins related to peroxidases such as the alkylhydroperoxidase AhpD.), whose amino-acid sequence MNQPETKISRFSVPEFNTLPQDIKDTFLAFQEKLGFVPNVFFALAHRPAELRAFLAYNEATMGKESGLTAAEKEMLIIAFSNYNGCTYCVMSHGAVLRLESGDKYLAEKIAVNYREANITPRQKAMINFAMQITKEPSTIGAEDFEILRSHGLNDEDIWDIGSITAFFNLSNRMMDLLAVRPDDQFFMMGRD is encoded by the coding sequence ATGAATCAACCAGAAACCAAAATCAGCCGCTTTTCTGTACCAGAATTTAATACTCTTCCTCAAGATATTAAAGACACATTTTTAGCTTTCCAAGAAAAGCTTGGATTTGTTCCTAATGTATTTTTTGCTCTTGCGCATCGCCCAGCAGAATTACGTGCTTTCCTCGCTTACAATGAAGCAACAATGGGCAAAGAAAGTGGGCTTACTGCTGCAGAAAAAGAGATGCTTATTATCGCATTCTCTAACTATAATGGCTGTACATATTGTGTAATGTCTCACGGTGCAGTACTTCGCCTTGAATCTGGCGACAAATACCTTGCAGAAAAAATTGCGGTGAATTACCGCGAAGCCAATATTACTCCTCGCCAAAAAGCCATGATTAACTTTGCGATGCAAATTACTAAGGAGCCTTCAACCATAGGAGCAGAAGATTTTGAAATTCTGCGCTCTCATGGCCTCAACGATGAAGATATTTGGGATATAGGTAGTATAACTGCGTTTTTCAATCTCTCAAATCGTATGATGGACTTACTGGCGGTGCGCCCAGATGACCAGTTTTTTATGATGGGTCGTGATTAA
- a CDS encoding radical SAM protein, which yields MHYEGKIYRPWMEAHSLLIQTTLGCSNNQCTFCTMFDDKRFSVRDIEDIFLDIEEARRANPHVESIFLIDGNVMAMRTENLLKVLDKIKLLFPELKNLALYSGFNDFRRKSVSELKEMRSAGLTTAYSGLESGDPIVLQRIKKRMTRENAIEGMEMAREADIRVLASFIFGMGGKERSTDHIVNTTSLLNIMKPDAIAPMALAVQPGSELEKEIARNEFTLPSPLQILEEEKYLLENMDDFDCYYWGDHGNNISSMRGAWPAAREPFLENINKQIAYNPVTEKNVIETFAW from the coding sequence ATGCATTACGAAGGTAAAATTTATCGCCCTTGGATGGAAGCACACAGTTTACTCATTCAAACAACATTGGGCTGTAGTAACAATCAATGTACGTTTTGCACCATGTTCGACGATAAACGCTTTAGTGTAAGAGACATAGAGGATATCTTTCTCGATATCGAAGAAGCAAGACGAGCTAACCCGCACGTAGAGTCAATCTTCCTCATTGATGGCAACGTAATGGCGATGCGTACAGAGAATCTGCTCAAGGTGTTGGATAAGATAAAATTGTTGTTCCCAGAGCTTAAGAATCTTGCTCTCTATTCAGGTTTCAACGACTTTCGCCGTAAGAGTGTCTCTGAATTAAAAGAGATGCGTTCTGCAGGACTAACCACTGCCTATTCTGGTCTTGAATCTGGCGATCCTATCGTGTTACAGCGTATTAAAAAGCGTATGACCAGAGAAAATGCTATTGAAGGCATGGAAATGGCCAGAGAGGCCGATATCAGAGTTTTGGCGTCATTTATTTTTGGTATGGGTGGCAAAGAGCGCTCAACAGACCACATAGTCAATACCACTAGCCTACTAAATATCATGAAGCCTGATGCAATAGCACCAATGGCACTAGCAGTACAACCCGGCTCAGAGCTAGAAAAAGAGATTGCACGCAATGAATTTACATTACCAAGCCCACTACAGATCTTAGAAGAAGAAAAATACCTTCTGGAAAATATGGACGATTTCGATTGTTATTACTGGGGTGATCACGGAAACAATATTTCTTCGATGCGGGGCGCATGGCCTGCTGCACGAGAACCATTTTTGGAAAATATAAATAAGCAGATTGCCTACAATCCTGTGACAGAGAAAAACGTCATTGAAACATTTGCGTGGTAG
- a CDS encoding NAD(P)H-dependent oxidoreductase codes for MKKILINFAHPAKGRSKINAALKVAVENLEGVIVNDLYSTYPDFHIDIAREQQLCEEHDVIIFQHPFYWYQAPAIIKEWLDLVLEHGWAYGSKGKALEGKIFFQALTAGGDTTTYQPNGANLFTIGELTSPFSATANLCHMTALPPFAVMGVHRGLPEEQLKAYAEEYCRLIIALRDDRFDIAQAKDEPLLNHRLDNLILRP; via the coding sequence ATGAAAAAAATCTTAATCAACTTTGCCCACCCGGCTAAAGGGCGTTCCAAAATCAATGCTGCGCTTAAGGTTGCGGTCGAGAATTTAGAAGGCGTGATCGTCAATGATCTCTACTCAACCTATCCTGATTTTCACATTGATATAGCTCGTGAGCAACAACTATGCGAAGAGCATGACGTGATAATCTTTCAACATCCATTTTACTGGTATCAAGCCCCTGCAATCATAAAAGAGTGGTTAGACCTAGTGCTAGAGCACGGTTGGGCCTACGGTTCGAAAGGTAAAGCACTAGAAGGGAAGATTTTCTTTCAAGCTCTTACCGCTGGTGGGGATACCACTACATACCAGCCTAACGGTGCAAACCTGTTTACTATTGGGGAACTGACTTCTCCATTTAGCGCAACCGCTAATCTCTGCCATATGACTGCCCTTCCACCCTTTGCCGTGATGGGCGTACACCGAGGGTTACCAGAAGAACAATTAAAAGCGTACGCTGAAGAGTACTGCCGTTTAATCATTGCCCTGCGTGATGATAGGTTTGATATTGCGCAAGCTAAAGATGAACCACTGCTCAACCACCGTCTCGATAACCTGATCCTAAGGCCTTAA